The Terriglobia bacterium genome segment TGCTGCCGGAGATCAGTCCGCCGGCCGTGCGATAAGACGCCGCTTTCGGCAGTCCCATCAGATCGAGCGTCGCCTGGTCATTGGAGAATGATTTGTCGGCCTGCAGGTCAAGGCCGAGAATGCCGTTCCAGTATTTGAGAGTCTCGTCCACGTCCCGAACCGTCAGCGCCATGATCGCGCCGATCACGGGGCCCTGAGGTGAATCGGGGGCAGGCGTTCCCTGAATCGCCTCGACGAAGTAGCCGTCCGGATCGCGCATGATGATGGCCCTGGTCTTACCGATCGACGTTTGAACCATCACCGGTTCGCCGCCCTTCGTGATAATCGGAGCGTTCTCTTTTTTCGCCGCCGCCACGATGGAATCGAGGTCGCGGACAATGATCTTCATCATCGGCGCGCCCGGGTCCGCGATATCCGGCCGCTGGTTCAGCGTTCTTTCGATGTTGCCGAACTGCGTCAACTCGAAGCTGAAGGCGCCGCTCAGTTGCGTCATGGCGACCTGCAAGGTGGCGCCGGGCGAGTTCGTCAGAATCTGCGGGCCTGTGCTCTGAAACGGGGCCACGCGGCCGTTCACACTGAAAACTGCCTGATAAAACGCGAGCGTTTTGGCGGCATCGTTCACCGAATGAATGGCGTGCATCAAACCGATCACGCCGGTCTTGTTGGTCGGATTGGGCACCGGCGCCTGAGCGCTGGCAAGAACGCTGGCAACTAGAACGGACGC includes the following:
- a CDS encoding VOC family protein is translated as MRVLAAASVLVASVLASAQAPVPNPTNKTGVIGLMHAIHSVNDAAKTLAFYQAVFSVNGRVAPFQSTGPQILTNSPGATLQVAMTQLSGAFSFELTQFGNIERTLNQRPDIADPGAPMMKIIVRDLDSIVAAAKKENAPIITKGGEPVMVQTSIGKTRAIIMRDPDGYFVEAIQGTPAPDSPQGPVIGAIMALTVRDVDETLKYWNGILGLDLQADKSFSNDQATLDLMGLPKAASYRTAGGLISGSKARIEMIEIKGVPRKAFDLRVTDPNASGMALRIGHIRELLAKIKQNNGRVLSRNAELVEWSDTIRNVFVKDPNGLNLELVGSADPNL